A genomic region of Raphanus sativus cultivar WK10039 chromosome 6, ASM80110v3, whole genome shotgun sequence contains the following coding sequences:
- the LOC108834609 gene encoding uncharacterized protein LOC108834609, with amino-acid sequence MEIPEEAISQGDGSAETGYLSLPSYLEQVALANPGSVVALETTPGPDGAQRFKYMFLAFGASVQGFQYMRKVVIIDGTHLNGKYAGCLLTASAKDGNYQIFPLGFGIVESENDQSWSWFFTNLKQLVPDAEDLVFVSDRHTAIYSGIRRIYPQARHCACLMHLQRNVQTIFKKKHLLYLISRAASAYRIEDFCIHFNKIMVVDIACADYLIRIGLEHWARSHFPGARYNIMTSNLTESLNSALASAIEFLIVALVEYIRTMLMGWFSSRRAAANSTVTPLTPRVSANLARSFSVSTGYGVRHIINAE; translated from the exons ATGGAGATCCCAGAGGAGGCAATCAGTCAAGGGGATGGGAGCGCAGAAACAGGATACCTCTCATTGCCATCTTACCTAGAGCAGGTGGCCCTTGCGAACCCTGGTTCCGTTGTTGCTTTAGAGACGACGCCGGGCCCTGATGGTGCTCAGCGTTTCAAATACATGTTCCTAGCATTCGGGGCAAGTGTGCAGGGATTTCAGTATATGAGGAAGGTCGTGATAATAGATGGTACGCACCTGAATGGGAAGTATGCGGGCTGTCTCCTAACAGCAAGCGCAAAGGACGGTAATTACCAGATATTCCCTCTAGGGTTTGGGATAGTTGAAAGTGAGAATGATCAGTCGTGGAGTTGGTTCTTCACCAACCTCAAACAATTAGTACCCGATGCTGAGGATCTGGTGTTCGTTTCAGATCGCCACACAGCTATTTACAGTGGCATCAGAAGG ATTTATCCTCAAGCAAGGCACTGTGCTTGCCTGATGCATCTCCAGCGAAATGTGCAGACCATATTCAAGAAGAAACACCTCCTATACCTGATATCGAGAGCAGCTAGCGCTTACCGTATAGAGGACTTCTGCATACACTTCAACAAGATAATGGTGGTCGACATTGCGTGTGCTGACTACTTGATAAGGATTGGTCTTGAGCATTGGGCAAGGTCGCACTTCCCAGGGGCTAGGTACAATATAATGACCAGCAACCTTACCGAGTCCCTCAACTCTGCTCTAGCAAGTGCCATAGAGTTTCTTATAGTCGCACTGGTTGAGTACATTCGTACTATGCTGATGGGGTGGTTTTCCTCAAGACGTGCCGCAGCAAATTCAACAGTTACCCCGTTAACTCCAAGGGTATCTGCTAACTTGGCTCGTAGCTTCTCGGTCTCTACTGGATATGGGGTTAGGCATATCATAAATGCAGAGTAG